In Thermodesulfatator atlanticus DSM 21156, the sequence TTCTAAATCGTGTATCTATGTATTTTTAGAAAATAAACACCCTCCATCCTCTGAAACCCTTGAAAATAAAGGGAAGTTCTTTTCGAGAAGGGCAAATTTTACCTATTAACTGTCAAACTCGGGCTTAAAAACTTTGCAAAATTACCGGGATTAGCGTTGCACACAACCCTAAGAGATCTCTCTTTTTTTCCAGAACGAAAATGTGAACGGATTTCAGAACTGACCTTAAGGAAAGGAGCTTTCCAAAGATCTCATTTTATCACTAAGAGCGTAAAACAGGCGACACTTGAACAGTATCATTGCGAGCGAAGCGAAGCAATCCCATGATCTTGCCACGGCCACTACGTCGTCTCGCGATGACACCCTGTCGGATAAAGCATGCTCCCGTTAATCAGTACTCATTTAATTCTAAGGATGATGTCTTGCTATTTTACAAAAATTTTTGTTGATATAGTTGCAAAAAAATTAAAAAAATGCTACAAAACTCGCTTAATTTTAAAAGGGAGGTGAAAAGTAGGGAGTGGCCTAAGGAATTTTTGGGAACATTAGTTTTCCTGTTTTAAATAATAAGTCCGAAAAGGAGGGGGGAACATGAGTTTTGGTAAGCTAAGGTCTGTTTTATGTTTGTTAATCTTTTTTGTTTTATCTGGTTTTGCTGTGGTTTTTGCAGAAAGTGGTGATGATTCTTCTTCGGTAGATTTAGGAGATATCCTTGTTAAAGGAGAAGCTATTTCAACGCAATCTATCCCTGGAACAGTAAATGTTATTAAAGAAGGCGATATTGAAAAGCAGATTATACAACGTACTGATGAACTATTAGAACAAGTGCCGGGAATCGAGATTATAAACTATAATCAGGGTGGTGTTGCCAATGCTATAATGATGCGAGGCTTTAGAAGTGGTGCTCATGGTGGAGATATTGCTATATATGTTGATGGTATTCCTTTAAATGAAGGTGAATCTCATGCCGATGGTTATGCAGATATGAACGTTATTATTCCCTTAGAGTTAGAGAAAGTTGAAGTTTATAAGGGACCTATTTCTCCTCTTTTTGGTAATTTTGCCAGAGCTGGTGCCATTTCATTTATAACTAAGAAGGGGGGAGAATATAAAAAAATTAAGGCAAATTATGGTTCTTTTGATACTTTAGACGTAGAGTCTGCTTTAGGTTTTAAAATTCTTGACTCAATACAGACTAATATGGCTTTTCAGTTTTATAAAACTGATGGTTATCAGGATAATTCAGAATGGATTAAAGGTAATTTTGTCTCTCGATTTGGTTATAAATTTAGTGATAAGCTAGATGCTGGTTTAAGTTTAAGATTTCATGCTTCTGACTGGAATGCTCCTGGTTATCTTCCAGAATATCAGTTTCTTGATCGTGAAGCCTCTAAACATCAGGCTGTTAATGCTGAAAATGACGGAGGCAATAAAGAATTCTATTCACAGCGTATAGACTTAGGCTACAATCTAAAAGATAATGTTCGCCTTCTTTACTGGGTTTATGCCACCCAGCAAGATTTTACTCGTTTTGCCAAATTTGGTTATGATCCAGGAGGGCAAACAGAAAGAAATTACTTTCGGCATGTTTACGGAACCGGTGGAAGCCTAAACTTTGAGTCTCTTCTTAAGTCATATCCTGTGACCGGCGTTATAGGTTCTGAGTTTTATTATGAAAATACTGATTGGAAGCGCTGGGATACTTCTAATCGTGTAAGAATTACTCAAACCCAAGATAGGACTTTTATAATAAAAACCTTTTCTGTTTTTGCGCAGGCTAACTTGAAAATTTCGCGTTATTTTAGACCAGAACTCGGAATACGTTACGATACTTTTGGTGGCGAGTATGAAAACCGAGACCCAGGTACTTCGGGATTTCGTCATGATATGAATGACTTTGATGTCTTTAGCCCTAAAATAGGTTTTCGTTCACAGATTCTTGATCCTTTAGATTTTAGAGCAAGTTATTCTCAAGGTTTTGCCTTGCCCAAAGGGGAGGCTAAGTACGATCCCAATATCAATGTTGATCCGGTAAAAGTAGAACAGTATGAAATAGGATTTACTTTTACTCCTAATAAACATTTATTTTTCGATCTAGCTCTCTACATATTAGATACTACCAATGAAATACAAGAAAATCCTCCTGGGTCTGGCATTTATCAAAACGTTGGTAAAACCAGACGCAAAGGTCTGGAGGCAACTTTAGAGTTATATCCTTTAGAGTCACTAGAAATTTATGGAAACCTATCTTTAATTGATACTGAAATTTTAGATAATCCCGATCCTAATCTTGAAGGCAAAAAAGTGCCACGTGTGCCAAGTCCTATTTTTACTATAGGAGTGAAGTACCAATTTATACAGAACTTGGCTTCTGAGATTAAGTGGCGTCACGTTGGTAAATATTATATGGATAATTATAATCTTTATACTTATGATGGCTATGATGTTGTTGACTTTTATACCTCATATAATTGGAAATATGACAAAAATAAAAGTACAGAGATATTCTTTAGTATAAAGAATTTATTTGACGAACATTATGCCCAGAGTGCCTCTTATTTTCGTGACTCTAAAAACTATGCTGTTGCCTGGCCCAGGACTTTTTGGGTTGGTTTCTTGATTAATTACTAATATCCAGGGAGGTTTTTATGAAAAGGTTATTACTCTTTTGTTCTTGTTTTGTTTTCGCAATTCTTTTTGCCGGAGTATGTAGGGCTCATTTCCTATGGTTAGATGTAGATAATTACTCTCCCAAAAAGGGAGACACTGTGACCATTTCTATTGGTTGG encodes:
- a CDS encoding TonB-dependent receptor, with the protein product MSFGKLRSVLCLLIFFVLSGFAVVFAESGDDSSSVDLGDILVKGEAISTQSIPGTVNVIKEGDIEKQIIQRTDELLEQVPGIEIINYNQGGVANAIMMRGFRSGAHGGDIAIYVDGIPLNEGESHADGYADMNVIIPLELEKVEVYKGPISPLFGNFARAGAISFITKKGGEYKKIKANYGSFDTLDVESALGFKILDSIQTNMAFQFYKTDGYQDNSEWIKGNFVSRFGYKFSDKLDAGLSLRFHASDWNAPGYLPEYQFLDREASKHQAVNAENDGGNKEFYSQRIDLGYNLKDNVRLLYWVYATQQDFTRFAKFGYDPGGQTERNYFRHVYGTGGSLNFESLLKSYPVTGVIGSEFYYENTDWKRWDTSNRVRITQTQDRTFIIKTFSVFAQANLKISRYFRPELGIRYDTFGGEYENRDPGTSGFRHDMNDFDVFSPKIGFRSQILDPLDFRASYSQGFALPKGEAKYDPNINVDPVKVEQYEIGFTFTPNKHLFFDLALYILDTTNEIQENPPGSGIYQNVGKTRRKGLEATLELYPLESLEIYGNLSLIDTEILDNPDPNLEGKKVPRVPSPIFTIGVKYQFIQNLASEIKWRHVGKYYMDNYNLYTYDGYDVVDFYTSYNWKYDKNKSTEIFFSIKNLFDEHYAQSASYFRDSKNYAVAWPRTFWVGFLINY